In a genomic window of Acidilobus saccharovorans 345-15:
- a CDS encoding 2-oxoacid:ferredoxin oxidoreductase subunit alpha gives MSEAVDLDVMIGGPQGGGIESSGQMMLRVFMLKGYDVFGIREYHSDIIGAHSYYNVRVKASRPRSVRLPADALLALDAEAIFTHYNELKEGSYLIYDVDSLQTRIEKIAPMEPEVKERVIADLKSKGVEPIASELVKYLSKNGIKTIGLPLKDLLKQTADRLKTTVVSVSKSVNTMTITALATVLGIDLSAVERSINLYFSGRKSIIDSNVEAARVTYEYVRSNFGISKELPDGPHRGKVRMIATGNDIVAMAKIVGGVGLETYYPITPSQDEAFYMESHRVFDLDEEASKALGTSKMNSLTLQAEDELAALNMAIGGAIAGARVATTTSGPGLSLMNEAISFAVMAEVPVVISDWMRTGPSTGIATRQGQQDLLHAIFAGHGEAWPKIVIASGDHLEAYYDTIKALNWAEQFQVPVIHLLDKYMAASMMSFDREDVDPYKVPLTRGNYVSNPGPDYRRYEITEDGISPRAPLGSVRFLVSSLEHNEYGIVTEDPSTREKMMLKRIKKMEAIERGIPDSEKAVLHGDPDAKITIVSWGSTKGPILDAMERLRADGLRVRFLQIKTFLPFPTEVVKGIIGSSDDVIAVENNAFGQMVMAIRMFTGLDIKKRVAKLNSRSLMEQEVYNGVKKALGMKEGLVVVSDGS, from the coding sequence TTGAGCGAAGCAGTGGACCTTGACGTCATGATAGGAGGGCCCCAGGGAGGCGGCATAGAGTCATCAGGGCAGATGATGCTCAGGGTCTTCATGCTTAAGGGATATGACGTCTTCGGCATAAGGGAGTACCACAGCGATATAATTGGGGCCCACAGCTATTATAATGTAAGGGTGAAGGCCTCAAGGCCCAGGAGCGTGAGGCTTCCTGCTGACGCGCTGCTAGCGCTAGACGCTGAGGCCATATTTACGCACTATAATGAGCTGAAGGAGGGCAGCTACCTGATATATGACGTGGACTCCTTGCAGACCAGGATAGAGAAGATAGCGCCCATGGAGCCCGAGGTAAAGGAGAGGGTGATAGCTGACCTCAAGTCTAAGGGAGTAGAGCCGATAGCGTCTGAGCTGGTCAAGTACCTCTCCAAGAACGGCATAAAGACCATCGGGCTCCCCCTGAAGGATCTCCTGAAGCAGACCGCGGACAGGCTTAAGACGACGGTTGTGAGCGTCTCCAAGAGCGTTAACACTATGACAATAACTGCCCTGGCGACAGTGTTGGGCATAGACCTGAGCGCTGTTGAGAGGTCCATAAACCTGTACTTCTCAGGGAGGAAGAGCATCATAGACTCTAATGTGGAGGCCGCCAGGGTCACGTACGAGTACGTCAGGAGCAACTTCGGCATCTCCAAGGAGCTCCCCGATGGCCCCCACAGGGGTAAGGTGAGGATGATAGCAACAGGCAACGACATAGTTGCGATGGCTAAGATAGTGGGCGGCGTCGGGCTTGAGACGTACTACCCGATAACGCCAAGCCAGGACGAGGCGTTCTACATGGAGTCCCACAGGGTGTTCGACCTTGACGAGGAGGCGAGCAAAGCGCTCGGGACCAGCAAGATGAACTCGCTGACCCTTCAGGCCGAGGACGAGCTGGCGGCGCTCAACATGGCCATAGGTGGAGCCATAGCTGGCGCCAGGGTGGCCACCACCACGAGCGGCCCCGGCCTCTCACTTATGAATGAGGCGATAAGCTTCGCAGTGATGGCCGAGGTGCCGGTCGTCATAAGCGACTGGATGAGGACTGGGCCCTCAACTGGAATAGCCACAAGGCAGGGGCAGCAGGACCTCCTGCACGCCATATTTGCTGGCCACGGCGAGGCGTGGCCAAAGATAGTGATCGCCAGCGGCGACCACCTGGAGGCGTACTATGACACAATAAAGGCCCTCAACTGGGCCGAGCAGTTCCAGGTCCCTGTTATTCACCTGCTTGACAAGTACATGGCCGCAAGCATGATGAGCTTCGACAGGGAGGACGTAGATCCCTATAAGGTGCCCCTCACGAGGGGCAACTACGTGTCAAACCCAGGCCCTGACTACAGGAGGTACGAGATCACGGAGGACGGCATAAGCCCAAGGGCTCCGCTTGGCTCCGTGAGGTTCCTGGTATCAAGCCTTGAGCACAACGAGTACGGCATTGTGACCGAGGACCCCTCGACTAGGGAGAAGATGATGTTAAAGAGGATAAAGAAGATGGAGGCCATAGAGAGGGGCATACCCGACTCAGAGAAGGCCGTGCTCCACGGGGATCCTGACGCCAAGATAACTATAGTGTCCTGGGGGTCCACTAAGGGACCGATACTGGACGCCATGGAGAGGCTCAGGGCTGACGGCCTCAGGGTTAGGTTCCTTCAGATAAAGACGTTCCTGCCGTTCCCAACGGAGGTTGTGAAGGGTATCATAGGCTCGTCGGACGACGTCATAGCAGTTGAGAACAACGCCTTCGGTCAGATGGTTATGGCCATAAGGATGTTCACGGGGCTTGACATAAAGAAGAGGGTTGCGAAGCTCAACAGCAGGAGCCTCATGGAGCAGGAGGTTTACAATGGAGTTAAGAAGGCGCTTGGAATGAAGGAGGGCCTGGTGGTGGTGAGCGATGGCTCGTAA
- a CDS encoding 2-oxoacid:ferredoxin oxidoreductase subunit beta: MARNWMDYKTDAWVQWCPACGNFGILTALQRALAELDLPNEKVTIVSGIGCSSRMPYYVKTSNVHTLHGRPIPVAQGIKLANPDQVVIVASGDGDLLGIGAGHFVAVGRRNIDIKVLLHDNAVYGLTKGQAAPTLPLYVKTKALGQPNIQSAVNPLMLAFASGYTFIARAYAYHIDQLKEMIKAAIKHKGTSLIDILQPCPTYNDIMTKEWYEKRIYYLDKEDPSWDPNIEKPEDVKKIPKIVEKMLEWDARIPLGIFYRNTMIEPFDVRIEKIMPGYLQNPPARRVVGVNGRALTNPFDAFKDRLVPT, encoded by the coding sequence ATGGCTCGTAACTGGATGGACTACAAGACGGACGCGTGGGTCCAGTGGTGCCCTGCCTGCGGCAACTTCGGCATATTGACAGCCCTGCAGAGGGCGCTGGCGGAGCTGGACCTGCCGAACGAGAAGGTCACCATAGTCTCAGGCATAGGGTGCTCCAGCAGGATGCCGTACTACGTTAAGACCTCCAACGTGCACACGCTCCACGGCAGGCCTATACCCGTGGCCCAGGGCATAAAGCTTGCCAACCCTGACCAGGTAGTTATAGTGGCCTCAGGCGACGGCGACCTCCTGGGAATAGGTGCTGGTCACTTCGTCGCGGTTGGCAGGAGAAACATAGACATAAAGGTGCTACTGCATGATAACGCCGTCTACGGGCTCACCAAGGGTCAGGCAGCGCCGACGCTGCCCCTCTACGTCAAGACCAAGGCCCTGGGACAGCCCAACATACAGAGCGCCGTCAACCCGCTCATGCTTGCGTTCGCCAGCGGCTACACGTTCATAGCAAGGGCCTACGCTTACCACATAGATCAGCTGAAGGAGATGATAAAGGCCGCCATAAAGCACAAGGGGACCTCCCTCATTGACATACTTCAGCCGTGCCCGACCTATAACGACATAATGACCAAGGAGTGGTACGAGAAGAGGATATACTACCTGGACAAGGAAGACCCGAGCTGGGACCCCAATATAGAGAAGCCCGAGGACGTCAAGAAGATACCGAAGATAGTAGAGAAGATGCTGGAGTGGGACGCGAGGATACCCCTGGGCATATTCTACAGGAACACCATGATAGAGCCGTTCGACGTGAGGATAGAGAAGATAATGCCTGGCTACCTTCAGAACCCGCCGGCCAGGAGAGTGGTCGGGGTTAACGGCAGGGCCCTGACGAACCCATTCGACGCATTCAAGGACAGGCTCGTGCCCACTTAA